In Anthonomus grandis grandis chromosome 16, icAntGran1.3, whole genome shotgun sequence, a single window of DNA contains:
- the LOC126745909 gene encoding cleavage stimulation factor subunit 1: MANLNNSTNSQGEEVPDPKNLLKTREYMYRLVISQLFYDGHQQLGQSLAQAVLAEPACAPSDRLFRVVLAGLEHEPERKDRPQSFSIGNNNIGPGLDLEFETDSNSLAPEPALYETAYVTSHKGNCRAGCFSADGQLIATGSVDASIKILDVDRMLAKSAPDELDPSRAVEQQGHPVIRTLYDHMEEVTCLEFHPKEPVLCSGSKDHTIKLFDISKASVKKAFKTITESEPVKWFSFHPSGDHLIVATNHPVIRMYDMNTLQCYVCPFPNQQHTQMVTYLKWSSDAKLFASCSKDGSIKLWDGVSNRCINTFAKAHDGFEVCSVAFSKNGKYLLSAGKNSICKLWELSTSRCLIAYTGAGTTGKQEYEAQAVFNHTEDYVLFPDEATTSLCAWNSRNASRRQLMSLGHNGAVRLIAHSPTQASFLTCSDDFRARFWYRRTPTL; this comes from the exons ATGGCAAACTTAAACAACTCCACTAATTCTCAAGGAGAAGAGGTACCTGACCCCAAAAACCTCCTAAAGACCAGAGAATACATGTATCGGCTTGTGATAAG CCAATTATTTTATGATGGTCACCAGCAATTAGGTCAATCCCTAGCTCAAGCTGTACTGGCTGAACCAGCTTGTGCTCCCAGCGACAGACTATTCAGGGTTGTTTTAGCTGGTCTCGAACATGAACCGGAAAGGAAAGACAGACCTCAAAGTTTCAGTATCGGGAATAACAATATTGGTCCTGGATTAG ATTTAGAGTTTGAGACAGATTCTAACAGTCTAGCCCCTGAGCCAGCCCTGTATGAAACTGCCTATGTAACTTCTCACAAAGGTAACTGTAGGGCCGGCTGTTTTTCAGCTGATGGGCAACTTATCGCTACAGGGAGTGTGGATGCTAGTATTAAGATATTGGATGTTGATAGAATGTTGGCCAAGTCGGCTCCTGATGAACTCGATCCATCTAGGGCAGTGGAGCAACAAGGACACCCTGTCATAAG gaCCCTATATGATCACATGGAAGAAGTAACGTGCCTAGAATTTCATCCTAAAGAACCTGTGCTTTGTTCAGGCTCCAAAGATCACACCATTAAACTCTTTGACATATCAAAGGCCAGCGTAAAAAAGGCATTTAAGACCATAACT GAATCTGAACCAGTAAAGTGGTTTTCATTCCACCCATCTGGTGATCACCTAATTGTAGCCACAAATCATCCGGTAATCAGAATGTATGACATGAACACCCTACAATGCTACGTTTGTCCTTTTCCAAATCAACAGCATACACAAATGGTCACTTACCTGAAATGGTCTAGCGATGCCAAACTATTTGCTAGCTGTAGCAAAGATGGCTCTATTAAGTTATGGGATGGTGTTTCTAATAG ATGCATCAATACGTTCGCAAAAGCGCACGACGGATTTGAGGTTTGCTCGGtggctttttccaaaaatggAAAATACCTTCTCTCCGCTGGCAAGAATTCAATTTGTAAACTATGGGAGTTGTCCACCAGCCGATGCTTAATTGCTTATACTGGGGCAg GTACCACTGGTAAACAAGAATACGAAGCACAAGCAGTGTTTAACCACACGGAAGACTACGTGCTTTTCCCGGACGAAGCGACCACGTCCCTTTGCGCCTGGAATTCCAGAAACGCCTCAAGAAGACAGCTGATGTCTTTGGGGCACAACGGGGCTGTGAGACTGATCGCCCATTCGCCCACTCAAGCGTCGTTTTTGACGTGTTCTGATGATTTTAGGGCGAGGTTTTGGTATAGAAGAACGCCCACTTTATAG
- the LOC126745773 gene encoding D-2-hydroxyglutarate dehydrogenase, mitochondrial-like translates to MLLKQFLRIGLVGFSKKSCRSFTKQPDFTKNTYQIERGFYNYLQEPHLNYFKKILGDDGNRVITDESLLEHYNIDWFKNVKGSSKVVLKPKTTEEVSKIVSYCNANKLAVCTQGGNTGYSAGAVPVFDEVILSMELMNQILDIDVNSGNVVCQSGIVLENLDNILAEKGMMVPLDLGAKGSCQIGGNVATNAGGLRLVRYGNMHGNVLGLEVVKANGEVLDCLKVVRKDNSGLHIKNLFIGSEGTLGIITKVALRCPIRPKTQHVAFLGLQNYEKVLKTLRKCRQDLDEIISAIEVMDSLSLEWGEQHTKLSSPIGRYPYYLLIETSGSNEQHDEAKIQGFLESALNGHYILNGVVTGEPSKVKSLWAIRERLPEGFKNHGWVGMYDLSMPTDQFYNVVDELRTYLKNSADYVFGFGHLGDGNLHLHVITKKYDKRLETDVEKFLMDKILPMKGSMSSEHGLGFIKRKYLPAVNSSESYHFMTDLKKLLDPNRILNPYKVFP, encoded by the exons atgcttttaaaacaattcttaagaataGGCTTGGTTggatttagtaaaaaatcgtGTAGGAGTTTTACAAAACAGCCAGATTTTACCAAA AACACTTACCAAATTGAGAGAGGATTTTATAACTATTTGCAAGAACCCCATCTgaactatttcaaaaagatCTTAGGAGATGATGGAAATAGAGTAATTACTGACGAATCCTTGTTGGAACATTATAATATAGActggtttaaaaatgttaaag GTTCAAGCAAAGTagtattaaaaccaaaaaccaCCGAAGAAGTCTCAAAAATAGTTTCCTATTGTAACGCAAACAAACTGGCAGTTTGTACTCAAGGAGGTAATACGGGATATTCGGCAGGTGCTGTTCCTGTTTTCGATGAAGTCATTTTATCGATGGAGTTAATGAACCAAATTCTTGATATTGATGTGAATTCAG GAAATGTGGTATGCCAGTCAGGGATTGTCTTGGAGAATTTGGACAATATATTAGCGGAAAAGGGCATGATGGTTCCGTTGGATTTGGGCGCAAAAGGTTCTTGTCAGATAGGTGGCAATGTGGCCACAAACGCTGGCGGCCTTAGGCTTGTCAGATATGGTAATATGCACGGGAATGTCTTGGGATTAGAAGTG GTAAAAGCTAACGGAGAGGTACTGGACTGCCTCAAAGTAGTAAGAAAAGACAACAGTGGTCTGCACATTAAGAATCTTTTTATAGGATCAGAAGGGACATTAGGCATAATCACTAAGGTAGCTCTGAGGTGTCCTATAAGACCTAAGACGCAGCATGTCGCATTTTTAG GGCTACAAAACTATGAAAAAGTACTGAAAACCCTTCGTAAATGCCGGCAAGACTTAGACGAAATAATATCGGCTATAGAAGTGATGGACAGTTTGAGTTTAGAATGGGGAGAGCAGCACACAAAATTGTCTTCACCTATTGGTCGATAtccttattatttgttaattgaAACATCAGGTAGTAACGAACAACATGACGAGGCGAAGATTCAGGGATTTTTAGAGTCTGCTTTGAATGGTCACTACATTTTAAATGGGGTTGTTACTGGAGAACCTAGTAAAGTTAAG TCTTTGTGGGCCATCAGAGAACGGTTACCAGAAGGATTTAAAAATCACGGCTGGGTGGGAATGTACGACTTGTCAATGCCAACCGATCAGTTCTATAACGTGGTTGATGAACTTAGGacgtatttaaaaaactctGCTGATTACGTGTTTGGATTTGGTCATTTAG GTGATGGGAACCTTCATTTACAcgttataacaaaaaaatatgataaacgTCTGGAAACAGATGTGGAAAAATTCTTGATGGACAAAATTCTGCCAATGAAAGGCAGCATGAGCTCGGAACATGGATTAGGATTTATTAAACGAAAATATCTGCCTGCAGTAAATTCTTCTGAATCTTATCACTTTATGACTGATCTGAAGAAATTATTGGACCCTAACAGGATTCTAAATCCTTACAAAGTGTTTCCATAA
- the LOC126745774 gene encoding UMP-CMP kinase 2, mitochondrial-like, producing the protein MATLVSTVQRNLPGGLVLRVGSPAIFKIIAVVVSSTSILLHTNLAKMDTFSKFKLYRNVEGILEDLNKYKSLKPVEDLLKIYNNARAKYENHREERQHPLIVLEGLDGSGKSSMTRTLAKKLHGYKWQTPPESVKALREYFDYNPDLRTAFYSLGNYIAGYEIGCLLHEKPVFLDRCWNSTTAFALGQSVARDPTNLTLPEEGDDVYKWPDDLLKPNKVILLQVSEAVRLERHSRRGAEMVTPQEKLLTNDKEFRDNVIRAYKNMRDPKITFVDGDKDFGKTLYMLKNLVTPLLKT; encoded by the exons atGGCAACACTGGTTTCGACTGTACAAAGGAACCTTCCAGGGGGTTTAGTTTTACGTGTGGGATCCCCCgccattttcaaaataattgcTGTGGTGGTATCCTCAACTTCTATTCTTCTGCAcacaaatttagcaaaaatgGATACTTTCTCTAAATTTAAACTGTACAGGAATGTAGAAGGGATTTTGGAGGACTTAAACAAG taCAAAAGTCTTAAGCCTGTTGAAGACCTGCTAAAGATCTATAACAATGCCCGTGCCAAATATGAAAACCACCGAGAAGAAAGACAACACCCCCTGATTGTTTTAGAAGGTCTCGATGGATCAG GGAAATCTTCAATGACCCGAACACTGGCAAAAAAGTTGCATGGCTATAAATGGCAAACCCCTCCAGAATCTGTGAAAGCTTTAAGAGAATATTTTGACTATAATCCGGATCTACGTACAGCCTTTTACTCTTTAGGAAACTACATTGCTGGCTATGAGATTGGTTGTCTTTTACATGAAAAACCAGTATTTCTTGACAG gtGTTGGAATTCCACAACAGCTTTTGCATTAGGCCAATCTGTCGCTAGGGATCCGACTAATCTAACTCTCCCAGAAGAAGGAGATGACGTATATAAATGGCCTGACGATCTTTTAAAACCTAACAAGGTGATCCTGCTGCAGGTCAGTGAAGCGGTAAGACTTGAAAGACATTCCAGGAGAGGAGCGGAAATGGTAACTCCTCAGGAAAAACTTTTAACAAATGACAAAGAGTTTAGAGACAA TGTGATTCGAGCATATAAGAATATGAGGGATCCTAAGATTACTTTTGTGGATGGTGACAAGGATTTTGGGAAGACATTGTATATGTTGAAGAATCTCGTTACacctttactaaaaacttaa